tgacagagctgatgagggtctgctaggaccctttAGCTCTGCTGTGTCAGAGGATTCCGGCGGTCATATGACCGCCAGCTCGCGTAgagaagttatacttccacttttaaAAACGTCTCCCTTCTcctttgggttctcagctgtcactaacagctgccaCCCcgtcctgcttctgcttgattgcagaagctttaatcccgcaCTGTAGTTTTACTATCGGACAGTATTAAAGCCCAGCACCAAGGACcaagtaaatttacagcgcttggtccttaatgggttaatgtgcAGTATCTAACAAACAAGTGCTTTGTTGTCCCACATAGGGTAATTCACAACTGCTACAACAGACCCAAttataaaaaatattacaatACAGATTCATCAGTTACTCAGTGTCaaatttttacacaatttttaacaCGATCTCCAGGAAGACTGCATGAACAGCTGCGTAGATCCTTTGTTGCACTACATGGTTTCAAAGGCACACGAAAGATGTGAATTAAATATCTCCAGGATAGTCTTTTCCGCAACGTGCAccctgcatagtactgtactatgTTGTGGTCTTAATGAATTGGATTTTTCCATACCTGTATTAGTGTTAAAAGCTGTTTGACCGCCTTTTCACTTCAAAAACAGAAAGGCTAGTTTCAGTCCTGGctatcaggttccctttaaatggccaCTAACTATTCAACAAACTTGTGCTTATTATGATAGCCAGGGTGATAACTGGAAAAAGGGCAAATTATTTTAtatacctaaaatgatgtttttgttaaaaaaaaaactctctaaAGTGTTGGTCATTAGAGGGTCTCACTTCtttctaacttgctgtccacaGGTTGTTGTCATCCTTCTCTAGCAGTAAAGATAATGAGATGCGTTATAGGAAATGGAGAGGGAGTGGGATCTTTGCTTCCgtcacatgctgcccatagatgtctatggagagatgagggggagggagctgctggaggaagacTGATTGCTTAAATTAAGCGAGTCTCTAAATGCTTACAGGTATATGTTTCTCCCACTTGCTAATCTGTGTAACAATGGATTAGAAGgtagttaaatgggttttccagggagtATGCTACTGAtgacataggtcatcaatagttggcctgctggggtccgtcactcgggacctcgaccgatcagctgagtgggtgcatgctgtcagcgccgcaaatgcagaggtcagagctgaagcagtggaagtctctgcgccaatcaatgtgtagtggccggcgcttgtaactgcaggaacgactctcattgaaatcagcacgcctgcagttacaagcgccgacccCTACAGTGGGGTTGGCATGGAGACGTCCGCTGCTCCCGCTCCGATCTCTGTgcatttgcagcgctgacagcatgcgcctatTGAGCTGATCGGTCAAGGTCCCGAGCGAcgaaccccagacgatcaactattgatgacctataggataggtcatcaatagtgtgttccctggaaatcccctttaaacaGACATAACTGAAATGCTGGTCCACTGATAACTGTTCAGTGAAGAGTAGGAAACATCTTTTACAAGCTCAGTCCTCTGTTTACTTTATCTGCCAACCCTACAAAACTTTTTGTCTACTTTGGAATGGACTTGACTGCGTCATAAACTTTGTTGACTAACATGTAAGACTATTAGGTCTTCTGGCACTTAAAATttagaacaaacaaaaaaaattggccTTGAAGTATAACAATATTCTCTGTTTTCCTCACCAGAAACCACAAAGTGAATGAAGATATAAACCCCGCGGCAATGACAACAGCCGAAAGCTATGAAGACTACAATCATACTGCTTTTGATTACGACAGTCATGAAGAAGTTTGTATGAAGCATGACATTCGGAGATTTGCTTCCGTTTTCCTCCCGGCGTTCTACTCGGTGGCGTTTGTGGTTGGCGTAGCTGGCAATTCCTTAGTAGTTGCCATTTATGCATAttataagaaaataaaaactaaaacgGATGTCTACCTGCTGAATCTCGCAGTGGCAGATCTACTGCTGCTCTTCACCCTTCCTTTTTGGGCCGTAGATGCTTCCATTGGTTGGCAGTTTGGGAAAGCAATGTGCAAGATGACCTCCGCTTTGTACACCGTAAACTTCAGCTCAGGCATGCAGTTCCTGGCTTGCATTAGCTTGGACAGATACTTCGCTGTACTCAGAGTATCAACCAATCAAAATTTCAGAAGAAGATGTTGGGCCATTTGTCTTTTTGTATGGATCACTTCAGTGTTGCTGAGCATCCCCGATTTACAATTTGGTGAAGTAAGGGAACACAATGGAAAGAATGCCTGCCTACCAACATACCCGAAAGATTCGGTAAAGGAGGTCACTGCCTTCATTCAGATTCTGGAAACTGTGTGCTGCTTTGCAATCCCTTTCGTTATCATGCTGTACTGCTATTCGGCCATAGCCAAAGTCCTGGTTAAAACACCGAACATCAAAAGATCTCGTCCACTGAAGGTCTTATTGGCAGTGGTGGGAATGTTTCTCATCACACAGCTGCCATATAATGCTATTAAATTCTGGAGGGCCATCgatatagtatatatattgaTAACCAGTTGCCAGACCAGTAAAACCATAGACCTAATGATGCAGGTGACCAGTAGCATGGCCTTATTTCACTGTTGTCTCAATCCGCTACTCTATGCTTTCATGGGGACAACATTTAAGTCTTATGTTACTAAAACGGTGAAAAAGGTTGGCTCTTGGAGGAGAAGACAAGGAGCTCCGAGTGTTGAAGAGTATTCAATGTGTTCTGACAACCATGTAGAAGAAACAAACAGTTTTTCTATCTAAACCTCTTATCAAAGTTCGGCTAAATTCACACtgtgagcgcgatatcaggccgagagacttggcccgatatcgcccttgccaACATGTGTTTTTCACTCCAATGGGATGTGTTGTTGATTCACAAACACTTTGCATCACTTCTTCGAAATTTTGATCCTCAGGTGTGTCCTTCACGGGcgtcagaggatcacaagtgttccccattgattacaatgggaaacctcaccgcatgtcatgtgagtgccatgcaatatcttctaaggtcccattgaaaacattgggtgaGGTGCTCCGAGGGAAAGACAAAGAATAGAACatgttacaatttttttcacatcGCTCATGAATAAGTCTATtcaaaaagaatggagttcatattcgtggtAGTTTTGTATGTCTCACAACAAACAAAACGCACACAAGattcacgcccgtgtgaataattCCACTTAGGGCAGTTTCATATCTGCGCTGGGGGTTCTgcattcctgctctgttcagggaatccccgtggccgaaatggttctgtctctggatggaagcaAAAGGCGCCAggcagactccattgactataatggggtccgcctgctttccgcccagctgcccagtATTTTCAGCTACATCTGATATGGTACCTCCGGCCGGAGGTTTGGACACAGATATAAAATCTGCCTTATTACCAGTTTATATATACTTAGAGCATACAAAAGCTCTTTAGCAGTTATAAAAAAGAGATATATACATGTAATGCAAATATTTATCAGTAATGGACATTTATATACAGTAAAATGTGGACTTGAATGAAAAAATAAGCAGCTCTGCAATAGGTGTTAAATACAGGACTGTGCAAAAGCTTTGGGGCTTTAGGTGGGTGTGGAGAAACTGCTGCAATGAATGCTTTCAAAAAATACAGTAGAAGTGCTAAGAGTTTATCTTTGCCAATTAACAAACCGCAAAGTGAATAATTAAAAGAGAATAATTTGGTGTGGCCActttttgccttcaaaacagcatcatttcttctaggtatacttgcacaaagtcagggattttgtaggataaaAGTGAAGTGTAGGATTAACCAATTATATCAAAcaagtgataatgatcatcattttcataggtAAGTTGAaaaacagtcattaactgaaacagaaacgctGGGTGAGGAACAACTACAAAAgtagtgaggttgtggaagacagtttcatgtcacatacaccatggcaagactgagcacagcaacaaaacACAAGGTAGTTATGCTGCATCAACAAGGTCTCTACCAGGCAAAGATtacaaagcagactggggtttcaagatgtgctgttcataCTCCTTTGCAGAAGTACAAAGAAACAAGCAACAGCTAGGGCTGTAGGCACAGTGGATGGCCAATAAAACGCAGTGCTGcaaatgaaagacacatcatgcttatttCCCTTCAaagtgctctggactgatgagtcgaAATGTGAAATatctggctgtaacagaaggcaattTATTCACCAAAGGGTGGAGAGCGGTAcggtaatgagtgtctgcaggcagcagtaaagcatggtggagagtggtacaataatgagtgtctacaggcagcagtgaagcatggtggagagcggtacaataatgagtgtctgcaggcagcagtgaagcatggtggagagcggtacaataatgattgtctgcaggcagcagtaaagcatggtggagagcggtacaataatgattgtctgcaggcagcagtaaagcatagcgGAGAGCGgcccaataatgagtgtctgcaggcagcagtgaagcatggtggagagtggcacaataataagtgtctgcaggcagcagtgaagcatggtggagagcagcccaataatgagtgtctgcaggcagcagagaagcatggtggagtgcggcacaataatgagtgtctgcaggcagcagtaaagcatagcgGAGAGCGgcccaataatgagtgtctgcaggcagcagtgaagcatggtgggaggttccttgcaagtttggggctgcattttagcaaatggagttgggtATTTAGTCAGGATTGTGTTCTCAATGCTAAGAAATACAGATGTTTATCTATCATGCAATACATGATAcaagggaggcgtctgattggctccaaatgtattctgcagcaggacaatgaacCCAAACATCCCGCctatgtcattaagaactatcttcattataaagaagaacaaggagtcctggaagtgatattatggcccccacagagacctGATATCATCATTTAGTTTGTCTGGGATTTcaagaagagacagaaggatttgagcaaggctAAGGACTGAAAGGTGTGAGTTAACAATGATCCAAAGACCAAGGGGCTAGTTGTTGGTTTCATGAATGAATAAGTGATGCTGACAGTCCCTCCCTCGGTTTCTGTCtaaaaggctatgttcacacaggacggatagGCTGCAGAGTGTCTGCTGGGGTATTTACGGCATACAGTACAATCTGAAGCCTTTTAAAATCCCAGCTAAATTAATgagttttagtgttttttttgtctATACAGAGCAGAAAATATCCGCTATGTAATCGTGTCTGCAGAGCAGATGTTAATGTTCTGGAAAATCAGCGTATAAGCGGCTTCTTCTGCacatttccacagcagaatttaACATAGAGGAAATATAAAAGTCAAATCCCCAAGTGTTTCCGCAAGGGTTGGTTGCACTGCGGGTTTTAGTGCGGATCTGCATACAAATTTGCAATGTTACTCCAACAATGAAGTAGAGTAAACAAACGGAAATCAAAATGTCACTAAAATCCAtactgaaaaaaatgcatcattaGCAGAGAAAAAAAGGCCAAACAATCTACAACTAACACCTAAACGTCCAGATGGCCTATGCCTAAGGAAGTGGAAGGGGGTGGAGTggctaggactagagatgagcgagcacccaaatgctcaagtccgcgttatttgagtgtctctctctttctctctctctgcctgcctgacaaataatttgccaatgacacgagCTGCGTCATGGCGGGGAGGAGccgaaaactggggcggggtgcaacacggcttgatgctctttcgagtaacgagcaccatcgagtacgctaatactccaacgagcatcaagctcaccagagtatgttcgctcaactctagttaggaCGTGTCTTGTGTGGAAGCGGTTAAACTAAGTAACCATTTTtagctttgcagcattttatcgTTATTTATAATAACATTTCTCTATCATCACTGATGGTCTCGGAGTTGTAACGTGATCCTCAGGCCGGTAACTTACATAGGCTTATTCCAGTTTGAAATTAGAGCATTGAAAATGGGCCTGACCAGTGATTTCACAAGAACCAGGATGTTGTGGTGTACGGACCAAGATAAATATAACAATATTATCATGGCCACTCAAGCTCTATGTAAACGGCTCCAAATATTCAGTGACGCACTCAGAAATGTCAACACAACGAAGACAAGTAGAACCAATCGTTAGATTCCATTCACTGCT
This genomic window from Eleutherodactylus coqui strain aEleCoq1 chromosome 12, aEleCoq1.hap1, whole genome shotgun sequence contains:
- the LOC136586485 gene encoding atypical chemokine receptor 4-like, which gives rise to MTTAESYEDYNHTAFDYDSHEEVCMKHDIRRFASVFLPAFYSVAFVVGVAGNSLVVAIYAYYKKIKTKTDVYLLNLAVADLLLLFTLPFWAVDASIGWQFGKAMCKMTSALYTVNFSSGMQFLACISLDRYFAVLRVSTNQNFRRRCWAICLFVWITSVLLSIPDLQFGEVREHNGKNACLPTYPKDSVKEVTAFIQILETVCCFAIPFVIMLYCYSAIAKVLVKTPNIKRSRPLKVLLAVVGMFLITQLPYNAIKFWRAIDIVYILITSCQTSKTIDLMMQVTSSMALFHCCLNPLLYAFMGTTFKSYVTKTVKKVGSWRRRQGAPSVEEYSMCSDNHVEETNSFSI